GGGTTAATGTTTGAACCGCGTGGGCACGATATGATGTCTGGTGCATTTTTATATCCACCTTGCAGTAATAATGCCGATGCATCGATTCTATTTATTGAAACTTCTGGCTGCCTACCTATGTGTGGCCATGGCACTATTGGCACGGTTACCGCAGGATTAGAGAGCGGTATTATCACGCCAAAAATTCCAGGTAAGCTCATTATCGATGTGCCTGCAGGTCAAATTATCATTGAGTATCAAGAAAATGATGGCAAAGTTTCTAACGTTAAAATATTCAATGTTGCCTCCTACTTAGCACACCGAGATATCACTTTAGATATTCCTGAGTTGGGTCAGTTAACTGTCGATGTCTCTTACGGCGGTAATTTTTATGTGATTGTTGAACCACAAGAAAACTTCCCCGGAATCGACCAATGGAGTGCTGCAGCGATATTACAGTGGAGTCCTGTTATTCGTGAAGTGGCAAGTAAAACCCTTGATTGTGTTCACCCAGAAGATGCCAGTGTTAATGGCGTTAGCCACGTTTTGTGGACAGGAAAATCGCAAACCAAAGGCTCAGACGCAGCCAATGCGGTATTTTATGGCGATAAAGCCATTGACCGCTCTCCTTGCGGCACGGGAACTAGCGCGAGAATGGCACAATTATTTGCCAAAGGTGAGTTAGCTTTAGGGGATACTTTTATTCATGAGAGTTATATCGGTAGTCAATTCACCGGCAAGATTGAAGGTGTTGTGGAGTTAGCTACTCAAGGCAAACCTATAACCGCCATAATGCCGAGCATACAAGGTTGGGCGAAAGTTTTTGCAAAAAACTGCATCACTATTGATGACGATGACCCTTATGCTTTTGGCTTTAGCGTTAAGTAAACTAACTAATACAGAGCTAACAAAGGGTGAAAACATGGAAAACTCCCATCGTATTCTTTGTTTAAGTGAAGGTTTAAGCACAACTTTAAGCACAACTTTAAGCAGAATTTAAATACAAATTTAACTACGAATTACACCCAGTGTCTTTATTTAATAAAGGCACTTAGCAATATAAGTGAGTAAGAACATGACAATAACAGGACAGAATTTAATTGCTGGCGAATGGTCAGGCAATACACAAGG
The DNA window shown above is from Colwellia psychrerythraea 34H and carries:
- a CDS encoding 4-hydroxyproline epimerase: MVKGTFFCIDAHTCGNPVRLVTSGHPHLVGKTMSEKRLDFIERYDWIRRGLMFEPRGHDMMSGAFLYPPCSNNADASILFIETSGCLPMCGHGTIGTVTAGLESGIITPKIPGKLIIDVPAGQIIIEYQENDGKVSNVKIFNVASYLAHRDITLDIPELGQLTVDVSYGGNFYVIVEPQENFPGIDQWSAAAILQWSPVIREVASKTLDCVHPEDASVNGVSHVLWTGKSQTKGSDAANAVFYGDKAIDRSPCGTGTSARMAQLFAKGELALGDTFIHESYIGSQFTGKIEGVVELATQGKPITAIMPSIQGWAKVFAKNCITIDDDDPYAFGFSVK